One Candidatus Bipolaricaulota bacterium DNA window includes the following coding sequences:
- a CDS encoding DUF86 domain-containing protein, with the protein MYRDPSLFLDDIKTSATKIMRYTEGMDRAAFETDEKTVDAVVRNLAIIGEAVKKLPAELKDRHRKVEWRKMAGLRDFVVHEYFGIDTEILWDVVSNKIPELLSYVDEIISSEDFSQGH; encoded by the coding sequence ATGTATCGTGATCCATCGTTGTTTCTTGACGACATCAAAACGAGCGCGACGAAGATCATGCGGTATACAGAGGGTATGGATCGCGCGGCGTTTGAGACGGATGAGAAGACAGTCGACGCGGTTGTCCGTAATCTTGCGATCATCGGTGAAGCGGTCAAGAAACTGCCAGCCGAGCTAAAGGACCGCCATAGAAAGGTGGAATGGCGTAAAATGGCGGGATTGCGCGATTTCGTAGTACACGAATATTTCGGGATCGATACCGAAATACTGTGGGATGTAGTGAGCAATAAAATTCCTGAGCTATTGAGCTACGTAGATGAGATCATTTCTTCCGAAGATTTCAGTCAGGGACATTGA